In one window of Paraflavitalea soli DNA:
- a CDS encoding TonB-dependent receptor plug domain-containing protein → MTRRLLTLSALLAAMYAQAQDSTQSKAMDEVVVTATKYPKKTSETGKVITVITRAQLDRSTGKDLSQLLNEQTGISVNGANSNPGKDKSIYLRGAKADYTLIMIDGVPIYDATGSSSNFDFRLLPVDNIERIEILKGSQSTLYGSDAIAGVINIITRQGGGNKLISPFLTATYGSYETRKINAGISGGGDLASYNVGYTHYKTDGISESTDKANTSKFDKDGYEQNSFIANFGFKVKNIAKITPYLRYSKYNGRLDSDAFADDKDYTYNLKNLQTGIRNEFTLGQVKLNLLYNYTLTERNYFNDSLMKESPYDGYSTGYYKGKEHFIDAYVHVPILSSLSFTGGVDYRNGVTDVTTAGIYKFDLMPGVIAKGSYGSTINSDSAKQNQVGVYGAFAFTDKSGFNIEAGGRFNHHSVYGNNGVFNVNPSFLLNRQFKIFANVSTAYKVPTLYQLYSEYQNPFTALDPEKAITYEGGVQYFSTNNLVNARVAVFKRDVKDAIVFYTDPNTFANYYINQDKQKDWGFEIEPTFNFRNKGQLILSYAYVDGKVTTKNGAKDTSYFNLLRRPKSIFGATVNYHITRALFASAGVQSFGKRSDIDFSTFPSSITNLKAYTLVNFYAEYQLIKALKLFIDVKNITNTSYVEVLGYNALGRNFNAGLTVRL, encoded by the coding sequence ATGACAAGAAGGTTACTTACATTATCGGCCCTGCTGGCGGCCATGTATGCACAGGCACAGGATTCCACACAATCAAAAGCGATGGATGAAGTGGTGGTTACCGCTACCAAGTATCCCAAAAAGACATCAGAAACCGGTAAGGTGATCACGGTGATCACCCGCGCCCAACTCGATCGCAGCACAGGCAAAGACCTCTCGCAGTTATTGAATGAGCAAACCGGTATATCGGTGAACGGCGCCAACAGCAATCCCGGTAAAGACAAGTCCATTTACCTGCGGGGCGCCAAGGCCGACTATACCCTCATCATGATCGATGGCGTACCCATCTATGATGCTACGGGCTCCAGCAGCAACTTCGACTTCCGCCTACTGCCTGTTGACAATATTGAAAGGATCGAGATATTAAAAGGCAGTCAGTCTACCTTATACGGTTCCGATGCCATCGCCGGCGTCATCAATATTATCACCCGCCAGGGCGGCGGCAATAAGCTCATCTCTCCTTTTTTAACAGCTACCTATGGCAGCTATGAGACCAGGAAGATCAATGCCGGCATCAGCGGCGGTGGCGATCTGGCAAGCTATAATGTTGGCTACACGCATTATAAAACAGATGGCATCAGTGAATCTACCGACAAAGCCAATACAAGCAAATTTGACAAAGACGGGTATGAACAGAACTCTTTTATCGCCAACTTCGGCTTCAAAGTGAAGAATATAGCGAAGATCACACCCTACCTGCGTTACAGCAAGTACAACGGCAGGCTGGACAGCGATGCCTTTGCAGATGACAAGGATTATACCTACAATTTAAAGAACCTGCAAACGGGTATCCGCAATGAATTTACCCTGGGTCAGGTGAAACTGAACCTGCTGTACAATTATACACTTACTGAAAGAAATTACTTCAATGATTCGCTCATGAAGGAATCGCCCTATGATGGTTATAGCACCGGGTATTATAAAGGCAAAGAGCATTTTATTGATGCCTATGTGCATGTGCCCATCCTATCATCCCTTTCCTTTACCGGCGGCGTAGATTACCGCAACGGCGTCACTGATGTTACTACCGCGGGCATCTACAAATTCGACCTGATGCCGGGCGTCATCGCGAAGGGTTCCTATGGCAGCACGATCAATTCCGACTCGGCCAAACAAAACCAGGTAGGCGTTTACGGTGCGTTTGCTTTCACAGACAAGTCTGGCTTTAATATCGAAGCTGGCGGCCGCTTCAACCACCACTCTGTATACGGCAATAACGGCGTATTTAATGTGAACCCTTCGTTCCTGCTCAACCGCCAGTTCAAAATATTTGCCAACGTATCAACTGCCTACAAGGTCCCTACCTTGTACCAACTGTACTCCGAATACCAGAATCCCTTTACTGCCCTCGATCCCGAGAAAGCCATCACCTATGAAGGTGGTGTGCAGTATTTCTCCACCAACAACCTGGTCAATGCAAGGGTAGCGGTGTTTAAACGCGATGTAAAAGACGCCATTGTATTTTATACAGACCCCAACACGTTTGCCAACTATTATATTAACCAGGACAAACAAAAGGATTGGGGTTTTGAGATTGAGCCCACTTTTAATTTCAGGAACAAAGGTCAGCTTATACTTTCTTATGCTTATGTAGACGGCAAGGTGACCACCAAAAACGGCGCAAAGGATACTTCCTATTTCAACCTGCTGCGCAGACCCAAGAGCATATTTGGCGCCACGGTCAATTACCATATCACCAGGGCCCTGTTTGCCAGCGCCGGCGTACAAAGCTTTGGCAAGCGCAGTGACATAGATTTTAGTACCTTTCCAAGCTCTATTACCAACCTGAAGGCCTATACACTGGTTAATTTCTATGCAGAATACCAGCTCATTAAGGCATTAAAGTTGTTCATAGATGTGAAGAACATTACCAATACTTCTTACGTGGAAGTGCTTGGATATAACGCATTAGGCCGTAATTTCAACGCAGGTTTAACCGTACGTTTATAA
- a CDS encoding TonB-dependent receptor codes for MKHSLLFLLITVLTNQLTAQETTSPDSATALQPVTIKAYEQNRQLKEVSGAINYISKTQLERFNNTSLLPALNSTPGVHMEERSPGSYRLNVRGSTLRSPFGVRNIKVYWNDIPFTDPGGNTYLNMLSYYNVHSLEVIKGPAGSLYGAGTGGALLITSQPEAWSAGADLSYLYGSYNLHNINAQVRLGSDDRRNVFSFTHQSSNGYRVHTNMDRKVATWETQLKVSDKQQIQASVLYSDFWYQTPGGLTKAEYTLDPRAARPNAEALNATIYTKNFLAGITNTYRFNDRFSNHTTVYGAFSLIDNPTFRNYEKRTEPHLGGRTVFNWNTAIEATKLNITWGGEIQRGFFNTKTYQNKAGSPDSLQTDDDLGSITSLVFLQAGLRFPGDWNIDAGASLNRLSVNIGRLYPQKVRVKKIYNNGFAPRIAVSKKIIPELLLYASVARGFSPPTTQEILPSTSVISTGLKAEEGVNYEAGIKSSWLKQRLYVEINAFYYRLQNAIVQRRDASNADYFVNAGSTKQKGLESQVYYQLLPSRNRFITNARLWISHTWSRFRYDDFKQGTTDLSGKQLPSVAPQIVTAGLDVSTRPGLYGNITWYYSDPIALNDANTDIASSYQLMGARIGWRTPLTKRIAADLFAGADNMFDVRYSLGNDINAAAGRYYNPAAGANYFGGITLKFIAGSK; via the coding sequence ATGAAACACTCCCTCCTTTTCCTCCTGATCACTGTATTGACCAACCAACTTACTGCCCAGGAAACAACCTCCCCTGACTCAGCCACCGCCCTGCAACCGGTAACCATCAAAGCCTATGAACAAAACCGTCAGCTAAAAGAGGTTTCCGGCGCCATTAACTACATCAGCAAAACACAATTGGAACGTTTTAATAATACAAGTCTGTTGCCTGCCCTCAATAGTACACCCGGCGTACACATGGAAGAACGTTCGCCCGGCAGCTATCGCCTCAATGTGAGAGGCAGCACCCTCCGCTCCCCTTTTGGTGTACGTAATATCAAAGTATACTGGAATGATATTCCCTTTACCGATCCCGGTGGCAACACCTACCTCAATATGCTCAGCTACTACAATGTACATTCATTGGAAGTGATCAAAGGGCCGGCTGGCAGTCTCTACGGCGCCGGTACCGGTGGCGCTTTGCTCATTACCAGTCAACCCGAAGCCTGGTCAGCAGGGGCCGACCTCAGTTACCTCTACGGCAGCTATAACCTTCATAATATTAATGCACAGGTGCGACTGGGCAGCGACGACCGCCGCAATGTATTTTCCTTTACCCACCAATCTTCCAATGGTTACCGGGTACATACCAATATGGATCGTAAAGTGGCTACCTGGGAAACGCAGTTAAAGGTGAGCGATAAACAACAGATACAGGCCAGCGTACTCTACAGCGACTTCTGGTACCAGACGCCTGGCGGACTTACCAAAGCTGAATACACCCTTGATCCCCGCGCAGCACGGCCCAATGCAGAAGCATTGAATGCCACCATCTACACGAAGAACTTCCTGGCAGGCATCACCAATACCTACCGTTTCAACGATCGTTTTTCCAATCATACCACAGTATATGGCGCCTTTTCCCTCATTGATAATCCTACGTTCAGGAACTATGAAAAAAGGACCGAACCACACCTGGGCGGCCGCACGGTATTCAATTGGAATACCGCCATCGAAGCTACAAAGCTCAACATCACCTGGGGTGGAGAAATTCAACGTGGATTCTTCAATACCAAAACCTACCAGAATAAAGCAGGCAGCCCCGATTCATTACAAACCGATGATGACCTGGGCTCCATCACCAGCCTGGTATTTTTACAAGCGGGTCTCCGCTTCCCAGGCGACTGGAACATTGATGCCGGCGCCAGCCTCAACAGGCTGTCCGTGAATATAGGCCGTCTCTACCCGCAAAAGGTAAGGGTGAAGAAGATCTACAACAACGGATTTGCGCCCCGCATTGCCGTATCAAAAAAGATCATTCCGGAGCTATTGCTCTATGCCAGCGTAGCCAGGGGTTTCTCGCCACCTACCACCCAGGAAATACTGCCTTCCACTTCGGTGATCAGTACGGGCCTCAAAGCAGAAGAGGGGGTAAACTATGAAGCAGGTATCAAAAGCAGCTGGCTGAAACAGCGCCTGTATGTAGAGATCAATGCTTTCTATTATCGCCTGCAGAATGCCATTGTACAGCGCCGCGATGCGAGCAATGCCGATTACTTTGTGAATGCCGGGTCTACCAAACAAAAGGGGCTGGAATCGCAGGTTTATTACCAACTGCTGCCCAGCCGCAACCGCTTTATCACCAATGCCCGCCTGTGGATCAGCCATACCTGGAGCCGTTTCCGCTACGATGATTTTAAACAGGGCACTACCGATCTTTCGGGCAAGCAACTGCCCAGCGTAGCCCCACAAATTGTAACTGCCGGACTGGATGTTAGTACCCGCCCGGGCTTGTATGGCAATATTACCTGGTATTACAGCGACCCCATTGCCCTCAATGATGCCAATACAGATATTGCTTCCTCCTACCAGCTAATGGGCGCCCGGATAGGCTGGCGCACCCCCCTCACCAAACGTATTGCCGCCGACCTCTTTGCCGGCGCCGACAATATGTTTGATGTACGCTATAGCCTGGGCAATGATATCAATGCTGCTGCCGGACGGTATTATAATCCTGCCGCAGGCGCCAATTATTTTGGCGGAATTACCTTAAAATTTATTGCTGGGAGTAAATAA
- a CDS encoding APC family permease — protein MKSKLSLFDLTMIVIGLVIGMGIFRTASNSAKDALTPGVFFAAWIVGGLVALCGALTYAEIGSRHPATGGYYRIFSYAYHPSLAFSINCLILVSNAGSLSGVALIGAGYISKVMFAGPVSDLTKVLIASVGIIIFYGVNLLGLRMSAKTQNVLMVIKIGMVLMLIAALFFPALYHDNSAAMAAHPEAGWDQYVKSFGLSLVAVSFTYGGYQQTINFGHEVKDASRNIPRGIFIGITAIIILYLAVNYSYYKIVGFENLKNTNEIASVIAFKLFGQDGANVFSGLLFLSVLAYVNVQLMSNPRVMFAMSEDGVLPTVFKAKSAKKEVVVTSLTVFTIICIIVLFFAKTFDEILSFTIFLDCFGMALSAGSIFMLRKRTKHLNGTGIYSMKLYPLQPIVFIAAYIFVCISIIINKPMTALIGISVLAGFMLLYFLMPKKSPTKTDN, from the coding sequence ATGAAGTCCAAACTAAGCTTATTCGATCTCACCATGATTGTTATTGGACTGGTGATCGGAATGGGCATTTTCAGAACTGCTTCCAATTCGGCAAAAGATGCTTTAACCCCAGGTGTTTTTTTTGCAGCCTGGATCGTAGGAGGGCTGGTAGCCCTTTGTGGCGCCCTTACCTATGCCGAGATCGGCTCCAGGCATCCCGCTACCGGCGGCTATTACCGCATATTTTCCTACGCATACCATCCTTCGCTGGCATTCTCCATTAATTGCCTCATACTGGTATCCAATGCGGGTTCCTTGTCGGGGGTGGCGCTTATAGGAGCTGGCTATATCAGCAAGGTCATGTTTGCCGGACCTGTATCGGACCTCACCAAGGTATTGATCGCTTCTGTAGGGATCATTATTTTTTATGGGGTCAACCTGCTGGGGCTCAGGATGAGCGCTAAAACGCAAAATGTACTGATGGTTATTAAGATCGGTATGGTGCTCATGCTCATTGCTGCCTTATTTTTTCCGGCCCTGTACCACGATAACAGTGCTGCGATGGCGGCGCACCCTGAAGCTGGCTGGGATCAGTATGTAAAATCATTTGGATTGAGTTTAGTAGCGGTATCCTTTACGTATGGGGGGTATCAGCAAACCATCAATTTTGGTCATGAAGTGAAAGACGCCTCCCGTAATATCCCCCGGGGTATTTTTATAGGCATTACAGCTATTATTATTTTATACCTGGCGGTAAACTACAGTTATTACAAAATAGTAGGATTTGAGAACCTGAAAAATACCAATGAGATTGCTTCTGTCATAGCTTTTAAGCTCTTTGGCCAGGATGGCGCCAATGTATTTTCGGGGCTGTTATTCCTGTCGGTACTGGCTTATGTGAACGTGCAGCTCATGAGCAACCCCCGGGTAATGTTTGCCATGAGTGAAGATGGTGTATTGCCTACTGTTTTTAAGGCCAAGTCGGCCAAAAAGGAAGTGGTGGTCACTTCCCTTACGGTATTCACCATCATCTGTATCATCGTATTGTTCTTTGCCAAGACCTTTGATGAGATATTGAGCTTTACCATTTTCCTCGATTGTTTTGGAATGGCCCTTTCGGCCGGTTCCATTTTTATGCTGCGCAAGCGTACCAAGCACCTCAATGGAACGGGTATCTATTCCATGAAGCTGTATCCCCTGCAACCGATCGTTTTCATTGCTGCCTATATCTTTGTATGCATTAGCATCATTATCAATAAACCCATGACGGCATTGATCGGAATATCGGTGCTGGCCGGGTTTATGTTATTATATTTTTTAATGCCGAAAAAAAGCCCAACGAAAACTGATAATTAA
- a CDS encoding trans-sulfuration enzyme family protein, producing MMPDQDLSYILNELGEEREQYFRAIAPPIMQSSNFAFKKVEDLRKVFEDEYSNYLYSRGLNPTVEILRKKLAALDGAEDCLVFNSGASAIFASVFANIQSGDHIVSVGKPYTWAQKMFDNVLPRFGVATTYVDGTKIENFERAILPNTKVIYLESPNSWDFALQDLRAIAELARAEGIITICDNSYCTPLYQRPIEMGIDMVLQSATKYIGGHSDVVAGVLTGTREMMKKIFDNELLNMGNGVSPFNAWLLIRGLRTLPLRLERITVTTRKVIDYLKQHPSVEEVIFPLDDSFPQLELARQQMTGACGLLTIVMKAEKMEEIVTFCESLRHIMMAVSWGGHESLAIPRCASLQPSAFNAAEKEHRMIRIYVGLEEAGYLIADMEQAFAAVH from the coding sequence ATGATGCCTGACCAAGATCTGTCATATATCCTCAATGAATTGGGGGAAGAAAGGGAGCAATACTTCCGTGCAATAGCGCCGCCTATTATGCAAAGCAGCAATTTCGCTTTTAAGAAAGTGGAAGACCTGCGCAAGGTATTTGAAGATGAGTACAGCAATTATCTCTATAGCCGGGGCCTCAATCCTACGGTGGAGATACTGCGCAAAAAGCTGGCGGCACTGGATGGGGCAGAAGACTGCCTGGTATTCAACAGCGGGGCTTCGGCCATCTTTGCTTCAGTATTTGCCAATATCCAATCCGGTGATCATATCGTATCGGTTGGCAAACCCTATACCTGGGCGCAAAAGATGTTTGACAATGTATTGCCCCGCTTTGGTGTAGCTACTACCTATGTAGACGGCACAAAGATCGAAAATTTTGAAAGGGCCATTCTTCCCAATACCAAAGTGATCTATCTCGAATCGCCCAACAGTTGGGATTTTGCCCTGCAGGACCTGCGGGCGATAGCCGAGCTGGCCAGGGCAGAGGGGATCATTACCATTTGCGACAATAGCTATTGTACCCCCTTGTACCAGCGGCCCATTGAAATGGGTATCGATATGGTATTACAATCGGCCACCAAATACATCGGCGGCCACAGTGATGTGGTAGCCGGCGTACTTACCGGTACGCGGGAGATGATGAAGAAGATCTTCGACAATGAGCTGCTGAACATGGGCAATGGGGTGTCGCCCTTTAATGCCTGGCTGCTGATCAGGGGTTTACGCACCCTCCCCTTACGCCTGGAACGTATTACCGTAACTACCCGCAAAGTGATCGACTATCTAAAACAACATCCTTCTGTAGAAGAAGTTATATTCCCCCTGGATGACAGTTTTCCCCAACTGGAGCTGGCCCGACAGCAGATGACGGGCGCCTGTGGTTTATTGACCATCGTCATGAAAGCAGAAAAAATGGAAGAAATTGTAACCTTCTGTGAATCACTGCGACATATTATGATGGCGGTAAGCTGGGGTGGTCATGAAAGCCTGGCCATACCGCGCTGCGCCTCCCTTCAACCGTCAGCTTTTAATGCTGCGGAAAAGGAGCATCGTATGATCCGGATCTATGTAGGATTGGAAGAGGCCGGTTACCTGATTGCCGACATGGAGCAGGCCTTTGCGGCGGTGCATTAA
- a CDS encoding TolC family protein gives MRRKILLPVLLQIGLIGTVFGQDKWDLQRCVEYAWANNITIKQSSVQAELAEVDLKQNQWGQYPGVDFNSSSGMQWGRSIDRTTNVYTNVSSVFQSFNANLGITVFNWNRIKNTILGSRYAKDAAHMDVEKSKNDVALNVATYYLQVLLARQQMDIAKVQMGQTMSQIQFTRKKVEAGAVPELDALTLEGQYATDSSNYITAASNVDQAMLTLKVALNLDAGAAFDIASPPVDQIPVDPILQLQPETVFQIAMKSQPAQRANELRIQSMMTNLKASRAFMYPTISVFGGLGTNFTSPTKAFNEYVDGVTQIGYAQQSPTVLYPVYIPKTGVNSHKKSFGEIWDGWGSQINNNFGQNLGFTISVPILSGGQARFNYQRAKLNLKGAQVTKELVDQTLKNDIYKAYYSAAAAMQKFNASKTSVAITQKTYEFAVKRYELGLLNTYDLLITQNNFTRAKLDRVSAEFDYVFKMKVLEFYKGQGIKLTN, from the coding sequence ATGAGAAGAAAAATTCTATTACCTGTTTTATTGCAGATAGGGCTAATTGGTACCGTGTTTGGGCAGGATAAATGGGACCTGCAGCGCTGCGTAGAATATGCCTGGGCCAATAATATTACTATCAAACAGAGTAGTGTACAGGCAGAACTGGCTGAGGTAGACCTGAAACAAAACCAGTGGGGGCAATACCCGGGTGTTGATTTTAACTCCAGTTCGGGCATGCAATGGGGCCGTTCTATTGACCGTACTACCAACGTATATACCAATGTCTCTTCCGTTTTCCAGAGCTTCAATGCCAACCTGGGCATTACTGTTTTTAACTGGAACCGCATTAAGAATACTATTCTGGGCAGCCGTTATGCCAAAGACGCAGCCCATATGGATGTGGAAAAATCAAAGAATGATGTGGCGCTGAATGTGGCCACTTATTACCTCCAGGTATTGCTGGCCCGCCAGCAAATGGATATTGCCAAAGTGCAGATGGGGCAAACGATGAGCCAGATACAATTTACCCGGAAAAAAGTGGAGGCCGGCGCCGTTCCCGAACTGGATGCCCTTACGCTGGAAGGACAATATGCTACCGATAGTTCCAATTATATTACTGCTGCATCCAATGTAGACCAGGCCATGCTTACTTTGAAAGTAGCGCTGAACCTGGATGCGGGCGCCGCTTTTGATATTGCCAGCCCCCCGGTGGATCAGATACCGGTAGATCCAATTCTTCAGTTGCAGCCGGAAACCGTTTTCCAGATAGCGATGAAGAGCCAGCCGGCGCAACGGGCCAATGAGCTAAGGATACAATCGATGATGACGAATCTGAAAGCGAGCCGGGCTTTCATGTACCCCACTATTTCAGTATTCGGTGGCCTGGGTACCAACTTTACGAGCCCTACCAAGGCTTTCAACGAATATGTGGACGGTGTAACGCAGATCGGATATGCGCAACAAAGTCCTACGGTATTGTACCCGGTATATATACCGAAAACAGGTGTCAATTCGCATAAAAAATCTTTTGGTGAAATATGGGATGGCTGGGGTTCGCAGATCAATAATAACTTTGGTCAAAACCTTGGTTTCACTATTTCAGTACCCATCCTTAGCGGTGGGCAGGCGCGCTTCAATTATCAGCGTGCCAAACTTAATCTCAAAGGGGCGCAGGTGACGAAAGAACTGGTCGATCAGACGCTGAAAAATGATATTTACAAAGCTTATTACAGTGCGGCTGCCGCCATGCAGAAATTCAATGCTTCCAAAACCTCGGTAGCAATTACCCAAAAGACTTATGAGTTTGCTGTGAAAAGATATGAACTGGGGCTGCTCAATACCTATGATCTGCTGATCACTCAAAACAACTTTACCCGTGCCAAACTGGACCGGGTCTCTGCAGAATTTGACTATGTGTTCAAAATGAAAGTACTTGAATTTTATAAAGGTCAGGGCATCAAACTAACGAACTAA
- a CDS encoding efflux RND transporter periplasmic adaptor subunit produces the protein MKKKKIWWIIIALVVVVVLLLALKSGGVIGKEEGLKVSTEKVTKRTIIETVNASGKVFPEIEVKISPDISGEIVELKYAEGDSVKKGAVLARIYADIYSTQRNQASAQVDQQQASVENSKAQLESLKSAQDLAQRTYDRQKQLAAEKVISAAEFDQADNALKTAKANYNAALQNIRSGQASIASARANLEKADKDLSRTAVLATMDGVVSLMNVKKGERVVGNSMMAGTEMMRIADLSAMEVQVDVGENDIPKVNLGDSALIEVDAYNNRKFKGIVTKIASSNTTAASAAAATSNDVTNYKVHIRILRESYKDLIDPSKPKKFPFRPGMNASADIQTLTKANVIASAINAVTTREKGTDKVANSDKDKDKKQEEGIQEETKAGLSTDLDEVVFVLQPGGTVKRVKVRTGIQDINYIEILGGLKEGDEIVTAPYNVISKTLKDGMKVKVVPADKLFEVKK, from the coding sequence ATGAAGAAGAAAAAAATCTGGTGGATCATTATAGCCCTTGTTGTAGTGGTCGTACTGTTGCTGGCGCTTAAATCGGGCGGCGTCATCGGCAAAGAGGAAGGTTTAAAAGTGTCAACTGAAAAAGTGACCAAACGCACCATTATTGAAACCGTTAACGCCAGTGGTAAAGTATTTCCAGAAATTGAAGTAAAGATCAGTCCTGATATCTCCGGTGAAATTGTGGAATTGAAATATGCTGAGGGTGATAGCGTAAAGAAAGGCGCTGTACTGGCCCGTATCTACGCGGATATTTATTCTACCCAGCGCAACCAGGCTTCTGCCCAGGTGGATCAGCAGCAGGCTTCGGTCGAAAACAGCAAGGCCCAGCTGGAAAGCCTTAAATCGGCACAGGACCTGGCACAGCGTACCTATGACCGTCAGAAGCAATTGGCTGCTGAAAAGGTGATCTCTGCTGCTGAATTTGATCAGGCTGATAATGCGCTCAAAACCGCCAAAGCCAATTATAATGCAGCCCTTCAGAATATCCGCAGCGGGCAGGCTTCCATAGCCAGCGCCCGGGCCAACCTGGAAAAGGCTGACAAAGACCTTAGCCGTACGGCTGTACTGGCTACAATGGATGGGGTAGTATCGCTCATGAATGTAAAGAAAGGCGAGCGCGTAGTAGGTAACTCCATGATGGCGGGTACTGAAATGATGCGTATTGCCGACCTGAGTGCGATGGAAGTGCAGGTGGACGTGGGTGAAAATGATATCCCTAAAGTAAACCTGGGCGATTCGGCATTGATCGAAGTCGATGCATACAATAACCGCAAATTCAAAGGTATTGTTACCAAGATTGCCAGCAGCAATACCACAGCAGCCTCCGCTGCTGCTGCCACCAGCAACGATGTGACCAATTATAAAGTGCATATCCGCATTTTACGGGAATCCTACAAAGACCTGATCGATCCTTCCAAACCTAAAAAGTTTCCTTTCCGGCCCGGTATGAACGCGAGTGCAGACATCCAAACGCTCACCAAGGCCAATGTAATAGCTTCTGCTATCAATGCGGTGACTACGCGCGAAAAAGGAACGGATAAGGTAGCGAATAGCGATAAGGATAAGGATAAGAAACAGGAAGAAGGTATCCAGGAAGAAACCAAAGCCGGCTTGTCTACTGACCTCGATGAAGTCGTTTTTGTGTTGCAGCCGGGCGGAACGGTAAAACGTGTAAAGGTGAGAACGGGCATCCAGGATATCAACTATATTGAAATACTGGGTGGTTTGAAAGAAGGCGATGAGATCGTTACCGCGCCTTACAATGTCATTAGCAAAACCCTCAAAGACGGCATGAAAGTAAAAGTGGTGCCGGCTGATAAATTATTTGAAGTAAAGAAATAA